A stretch of Gemmatimonadaceae bacterium DNA encodes these proteins:
- a CDS encoding DUF4010 domain-containing protein encodes MTALAAVLAIDGSVLDAAMRLSLAALIGLAVGTEREWSGHASGPRGRFAGMRTFFLLGLLGGAAGLLFTWGYAVAGGVLLGAGVGFAAVAYAMAVRRPDADLDGTTEAAALVVLALAVLAGVGEMGLAAGAVAVVVLALGEKERLHWLVGKIGEREMRAALQFAVLALVVLPMLPPGPYGPLGGIRPRTLWAIVLLFSGLNFAGHIARHAVGARRGYGIMGMLGGLVSSTAVTLQFSRLSRRDEGLSGPLALGVMGACTVLVARVVTAAAVLNADVARQLLVYLLPSAVVGAGLVAIALRRPWPAASEATEPETQSPLKLWSAIQLAVAFQLAMMLLSLARELWGSAGVLTSAAVLGLTDVDALTVSMCRSVANGTSSVLAAQGITIGILANTVLKFGVAMGLGSSKFRRAVAPGFAMLAGAVVLGFWLGGRI; translated from the coding sequence ATGACGGCGCTCGCCGCAGTGCTCGCGATTGACGGTTCCGTGCTCGATGCGGCCATGCGGTTGAGTCTCGCCGCACTGATCGGGCTGGCCGTAGGGACGGAGCGCGAATGGTCCGGTCACGCGTCCGGGCCCCGGGGGCGCTTTGCCGGCATGCGCACCTTTTTCCTGCTCGGGCTCCTGGGCGGCGCGGCCGGCCTGCTGTTCACGTGGGGTTACGCGGTGGCGGGCGGCGTGCTGCTGGGCGCTGGGGTGGGGTTCGCGGCCGTGGCGTACGCGATGGCGGTGCGGCGGCCCGATGCCGATCTCGACGGCACCACGGAGGCCGCGGCGTTGGTGGTGCTGGCGCTCGCCGTCCTTGCCGGCGTCGGCGAGATGGGGCTCGCTGCGGGGGCCGTGGCCGTGGTGGTGCTCGCGCTCGGTGAGAAGGAGCGGCTGCACTGGCTGGTGGGCAAGATCGGCGAGCGCGAGATGCGGGCCGCCCTGCAGTTCGCCGTGCTCGCGCTCGTCGTGTTGCCGATGCTGCCGCCGGGTCCGTACGGTCCGTTGGGCGGCATCCGCCCGCGCACGCTCTGGGCGATCGTGCTGCTGTTCTCCGGGCTCAACTTTGCCGGGCACATCGCGCGGCACGCGGTGGGCGCGAGGCGCGGCTACGGCATCATGGGCATGCTCGGCGGGCTGGTGTCGTCGACGGCGGTGACGCTGCAATTCTCGAGGCTGAGCCGACGGGACGAGGGGCTGAGCGGGCCGCTCGCGCTGGGCGTGATGGGGGCGTGCACCGTGCTCGTGGCGCGGGTGGTGACTGCGGCGGCGGTGCTCAATGCCGACGTGGCGCGGCAGCTGCTCGTGTACCTGTTGCCGTCGGCGGTGGTGGGCGCAGGCCTCGTGGCGATTGCGCTGCGACGCCCGTGGCCGGCGGCGTCGGAGGCGACCGAGCCCGAGACGCAGAGCCCGCTCAAACTGTGGTCGGCCATCCAGTTGGCGGTAGCGTTCCAGCTTGCGATGATGCTGCTCTCGCTCGCGCGGGAGTTGTGGGGGTCGGCAGGGGTGCTGACGTCGGCCGCGGTACTCGGGCTCACCGACGTGGACGCACTCACCGTGTCCATGTGCCGGTCGGTCGCCAACGGCACGTCCTCGGTGCTTGCTGCGCAGGGCATCACGATCGGGATTCTCGCCAACACGGTGCTCAAGTTCGGGGTGGCGATGGGGCTCGGGTCGTCGAAGTTCCGGCGGGCGGTAGCGCCCGGATTCGCCATGCTGGCCGGGGCCGTGGTGCTCGGTTTCTGGCTGGGTGGGCGAATCTGA
- a CDS encoding porin, with the protein MLGTIRKLILTTGVAAATAVAVPVGAQTGGAPIPLPGAYDGGYLVFQTPDSAFKYWLDGRIQVDGAVYDGQKNHLANGSEVRRARLGVKTTLYKDWLGEFDVDFAGNAVEMKDMWLGYQGFANTLIRVGNYKEPFSLETLTSSKYITFMERSYADNFSPDRHIGVGVSRWGSNWQASVGAFGQAAGDVDESGYSEGYAFTGRFTIAPIHTDRSLVHLGVSASRRTPDGGLPADANQVRFRARPETNVSQVRFLTTGKIKNVDYTNYFNGEFAAVRGPWSVQSEYTIVDVHRLDPALATARFGGGYAFVSYFITGESRPYLPQEGEFDRIFPKSDRGAWEVAARASTMILNDFSPGVNITGGKANNYTLGVTWYINPNFKWMLNYVRVVNDQYAKPDLGVAPFLTGDKFNILQMRFGLAL; encoded by the coding sequence ATGCTAGGAACTATTCGCAAACTCATATTGACGACCGGCGTGGCTGCGGCGACGGCCGTCGCCGTACCCGTGGGCGCGCAGACGGGCGGCGCCCCGATCCCGCTCCCCGGCGCCTACGACGGGGGGTATCTGGTGTTCCAGACCCCGGACAGCGCGTTCAAGTACTGGCTCGACGGGCGCATCCAGGTGGACGGCGCGGTGTACGACGGGCAGAAGAACCATCTGGCCAACGGCTCGGAAGTCCGCCGGGCCCGGCTCGGCGTCAAGACCACCCTGTACAAGGACTGGCTGGGCGAATTCGACGTCGACTTCGCGGGCAATGCCGTCGAGATGAAGGACATGTGGCTCGGGTATCAGGGGTTCGCCAACACGCTGATCCGGGTGGGCAACTACAAGGAACCGTTCAGTCTCGAGACGCTGACCTCGTCCAAGTACATCACGTTCATGGAGCGGTCGTACGCCGACAACTTCTCGCCCGACCGGCACATCGGCGTGGGCGTGTCGCGCTGGGGGTCCAACTGGCAGGCGTCGGTCGGCGCGTTCGGCCAGGCCGCCGGTGACGTGGACGAATCCGGGTATTCCGAGGGGTACGCCTTCACCGGGCGGTTCACCATCGCCCCGATCCACACCGACCGCAGCCTGGTCCACCTGGGCGTGTCCGCCAGCCGCCGCACTCCCGACGGCGGTCTTCCCGCCGATGCCAACCAGGTGCGGTTCCGGGCCCGTCCCGAGACCAACGTGAGCCAGGTGCGGTTCCTGACCACGGGCAAGATCAAGAACGTGGACTATACCAACTACTTCAACGGCGAGTTCGCGGCGGTGCGCGGGCCGTGGTCGGTGCAGAGCGAATACACGATCGTGGACGTGCACCGCCTCGATCCTGCGCTCGCCACGGCGCGGTTCGGCGGGGGGTACGCCTTCGTGAGCTACTTCATCACCGGCGAGAGTCGGCCGTACCTGCCGCAGGAGGGCGAGTTCGACCGCATCTTCCCGAAGTCCGATCGCGGGGCGTGGGAGGTGGCGGCGCGGGCCAGCACGATGATCCTCAACGACTTCTCGCCCGGCGTGAACATCACGGGCGGCAAGGCGAACAACTACACGTTGGGCGTCACCTGGTACATCAATCCAAACTTCAAGTGGATGTTGAACTACGTGCGGGTGGTGAACGACCAGTATGCCAAGCCCGATCTTGGGGTCGCGCCATTCCTCACCGGCGACAAGTTCAACATCTTGCAGATGCGGTTCGGACTGGCACTCTGA
- a CDS encoding CHRD domain-containing protein, which produces MNVRLLAIAASALAVSGWATPTHPVRPAPPVTYVAHMTGASETPATTVTGTGTATLVLEGTRLRYTLTVAGLSGPATMAHIHVGKVGASGPPVYSFEIKHEARGTLARGYIDLAKDVSKGVSGDSLKTLLANGDAYVNVHTAAHPGGEIRGQVEVKK; this is translated from the coding sequence ATGAACGTTCGTCTGCTCGCCATCGCCGCGTCCGCCCTCGCCGTGTCGGGATGGGCCACGCCCACGCACCCGGTGCGGCCGGCCCCCCCCGTCACCTACGTCGCGCACATGACCGGCGCCAGCGAGACGCCCGCGACCACGGTGACCGGCACGGGGACCGCAACACTGGTGCTCGAAGGGACGCGGCTGCGGTACACGCTCACCGTGGCCGGCCTGAGCGGACCGGCCACGATGGCGCACATCCACGTGGGCAAGGTCGGTGCGTCGGGGCCGCCGGTCTACAGCTTCGAGATCAAGCATGAGGCGCGCGGCACGCTCGCCAGGGGCTACATCGATCTGGCCAAGGACGTGAGCAAAGGGGTCTCGGGCGATTCGCTCAAGACGCTGCTCGCGAACGGCGACGCGTACGTGAACGTGCACACGGCGGCGCATCCGGGCGGGGAGATCCGGGGGCAGGTGGAGGTGAAGAAGTAG
- a CDS encoding AarF/UbiB family protein — protein MTAPRHVLAFGPAAVARSTPRMWAILRVLRRHGILGAVRGRRHWPDPVAVRTALEELGVVFLKFGQVLAVRRDLLPDEYTGELERLHDALSPMPFADVAAAVEHDLGGRLRDHFATVDERPLAAATIAQVHRATLPDGREIVLKVRRPGLESRVAEDVSILAYLAALAERYVPRLQTFDLVGLIQEFRYSLQRELDFRLEARTIRRFRDALRDVDGVWTPDIVPAYCGQGVIAMEFFRGVRVDRYAETHPEARAHLARTIASLLLHQIFEAGLFQADPHPGNLAVLADGRLCLHDFGMVGELDAAMRDSLTALLDAVVRGDVRDTADAYLDVGLVGADVDRPALEADLSTLLRRIHEQDLAEVSVGDALQSLLRVGTNHRIRNPGPILLLTRAFLLAEAVMRDLDPSLSVAQAFQDELRRVAVRRFAPARLIDDARHVSRDLERLLGTGPADVRRTLRRLADGDLGQVHIPALERTERRATRGIERLAGAVASAALLVSGSLLVVAGGWYRYAGDPLLVMGAVGTAVVGLGAWRARAR, from the coding sequence TTGACGGCCCCACGGCACGTGCTGGCCTTCGGTCCGGCCGCCGTCGCCCGCAGCACGCCGCGCATGTGGGCCATCCTCCGCGTTCTCCGGCGGCACGGCATTCTGGGCGCCGTCCGCGGCCGCCGGCACTGGCCCGACCCGGTGGCCGTCCGCACGGCGCTCGAGGAACTCGGCGTGGTGTTCCTCAAGTTCGGCCAGGTGCTCGCCGTGCGGCGCGACCTCTTGCCCGACGAGTACACCGGCGAACTGGAGCGGCTGCACGACGCCCTCTCGCCCATGCCGTTCGCCGACGTGGCGGCGGCGGTGGAGCACGACCTGGGAGGCCGGCTGCGCGACCACTTCGCGACGGTGGACGAGCGGCCCCTGGCGGCGGCGACCATCGCCCAGGTTCACCGCGCCACGCTGCCCGACGGGCGCGAGATCGTGCTCAAGGTGCGCCGCCCGGGGCTCGAGAGCCGCGTGGCCGAGGACGTGTCCATTCTCGCCTATCTCGCCGCGCTCGCCGAGCGCTACGTGCCGCGGCTGCAGACGTTCGACCTGGTGGGGCTTATTCAGGAATTCCGATACAGCCTGCAGCGCGAGCTGGACTTCCGTCTGGAAGCGCGCACCATCCGCCGTTTCCGCGATGCGTTGCGCGACGTGGACGGCGTGTGGACGCCGGACATCGTGCCGGCCTATTGCGGCCAGGGCGTGATCGCCATGGAATTCTTTCGCGGCGTGCGGGTGGACCGCTACGCCGAAACGCACCCCGAGGCGCGCGCCCACCTCGCGCGCACGATCGCTTCGCTGCTCCTCCATCAGATCTTCGAAGCCGGGCTCTTCCAGGCCGATCCGCATCCCGGGAACCTGGCCGTACTCGCCGACGGGCGCCTCTGCCTGCACGACTTCGGCATGGTGGGCGAACTCGACGCGGCCATGCGCGACAGCCTCACGGCCCTGCTCGATGCCGTCGTGCGCGGCGACGTGCGCGACACGGCCGACGCGTATCTCGACGTCGGCCTCGTCGGGGCCGACGTCGACCGGCCGGCACTGGAAGCCGATCTCAGCACCCTCCTGCGCCGCATCCACGAGCAGGACCTGGCCGAGGTCTCGGTGGGCGACGCACTCCAGTCGCTATTGCGCGTGGGCACGAACCACCGCATTCGCAATCCGGGCCCCATCCTGCTCCTCACGCGCGCCTTCCTGCTCGCCGAAGCCGTGATGCGCGATCTCGACCCATCGCTGAGCGTCGCCCAGGCCTTCCAGGACGAGTTGCGCCGGGTGGCCGTGCGGCGCTTCGCCCCCGCCCGGCTGATCGACGACGCGCGCCACGTGAGCCGGGACCTGGAACGGCTGCTCGGCACCGGGCCCGCCGACGTCCGGCGCACGCTGCGCCGGCTGGCCGACGGGGACCTGGGGCAGGTCCACATTCCGGCGTTGGAGCGCACCGAACGGCGCGCCACCCGCGGCATCGAGCGCCTGGCCGGCGCCGTGGCGTCGGCGGCGCTGCTCGTCTCGGGGAGCCTGCTGGTGGTGGCCGGCGGCTGGTACCGCTACGCCGGCGATCCGTTGCTCGTCATGGGCGCCGTCGGCACCGCCGTGGTCGGGCTCGGCGCGTGGCGGGCACGCGCCCGCTAG
- a CDS encoding CYTH domain-containing protein, producing the protein MAIEIERKYLVKHDVWRADPAQGKRYRQGYLSTDADRVVRVRTVGDQGFLTIKGATTGIERLEFEYPIPVADADAMLDRLCARPLIEKTRYRVPFEGRVWEVDVFEGENAGLIIAEVELPAVGAVVALPPWAGAEVSADPRYYNSNLTRHPYARWRDAG; encoded by the coding sequence TTGGCCATCGAGATCGAACGGAAGTACCTGGTCAAGCACGACGTGTGGCGCGCCGACCCGGCGCAGGGCAAACGGTACCGGCAGGGCTACCTGTCCACCGACGCCGACCGGGTGGTGCGCGTCCGCACCGTGGGCGATCAGGGTTTCCTGACGATCAAGGGCGCGACGACGGGGATCGAGCGGCTCGAATTCGAGTACCCGATTCCCGTTGCCGACGCCGACGCGATGCTGGACCGTCTGTGCGCGCGCCCGCTGATCGAGAAGACGCGGTACCGGGTGCCGTTCGAAGGCCGGGTGTGGGAAGTGGACGTGTTCGAGGGCGAGAACGCGGGGCTGATCATTGCCGAAGTGGAACTCCCGGCGGTCGGCGCCGTGGTGGCCCTCCCGCCGTGGGCCGGTGCCGAGGTGTCGGCCGACCCGCGATATTACAACTCGAATCTCACGCGCCACCCCTACGCCCGCTGGCGCGATGCCGGCTGA
- a CDS encoding SLC13 family permease, which translates to MPADVLSLPARDAELAHLLALDRFALSPKQHPPAGAFDRWARYLGFPAGILVFLWLYYAPTPPGLTAAGQVSAAAFALALVWWVTEPVPTYLTSLVLMLLLVTLRGWGATDVMGVFGLDVIWLNILAFILSAMLVKTRLAKRLALTLILRFGARASWALGAFVVLQLALAPLIPATAARAALTLPLMIAVAAIYGSTSEHPTNFGRNLFLLNLTGISILSSTVMTGSAANILAVGFVQSLGGHRVYYTDWLIASAPVAVLTVFFAWWLGPRVIFRIPPAERRPVIAGGLDVVAREKAAMGPISAREWRALAIFFLVIFLWATDRYQQRWFGLELGAPISAMVGAAIALMPRVGLLEWQDTDIPWHLMVFSAGAYAGGLALDSTGAAAWAVQRIFGGLRLQHVAFGYTYAVVIAVMLYSHLLSTSKTVRTVIMIPVIILLARGLGWDPASLALPAAFTIDWVIGLPISGKPNVILYATNQYSARDNLRYGLTVCTVGYLLLLIAGATYFHWLGLTPSFGARV; encoded by the coding sequence ATGCCGGCTGACGTCCTGTCGCTCCCGGCGCGCGACGCCGAGTTGGCGCACCTGCTGGCGCTCGACCGGTTCGCGCTGTCGCCCAAGCAGCACCCCCCCGCCGGCGCGTTCGACCGATGGGCGCGCTACCTGGGATTTCCGGCGGGGATCCTCGTCTTCCTGTGGCTCTACTATGCCCCGACCCCCCCCGGGCTGACCGCCGCGGGCCAGGTCTCGGCGGCCGCGTTCGCCCTCGCGCTGGTCTGGTGGGTGACCGAGCCGGTGCCCACGTATCTCACGTCGCTGGTGCTGATGCTGCTGCTCGTCACCCTGCGCGGGTGGGGGGCCACCGATGTCATGGGCGTGTTCGGGCTGGACGTCATCTGGCTCAACATCCTGGCGTTCATTCTCAGCGCCATGCTGGTCAAGACGCGGCTCGCCAAGCGGCTGGCGCTGACCCTGATTCTCCGGTTCGGCGCCCGGGCGTCGTGGGCGCTGGGGGCGTTCGTGGTGCTGCAACTTGCCCTGGCGCCGCTCATTCCGGCCACGGCGGCGCGGGCCGCGCTCACGCTCCCGCTGATGATCGCCGTGGCCGCCATCTACGGCTCGACGTCCGAGCATCCCACGAATTTCGGGCGGAACCTGTTCCTGCTCAACCTCACGGGCATTAGTATTCTGTCATCGACGGTGATGACGGGGAGTGCCGCCAACATCCTCGCGGTGGGGTTCGTCCAGAGCCTGGGCGGGCACCGGGTCTACTACACGGACTGGCTGATCGCCTCGGCGCCGGTGGCCGTGCTCACCGTGTTCTTCGCCTGGTGGCTCGGGCCGCGCGTGATCTTTCGCATCCCGCCCGCCGAGCGGCGGCCCGTCATTGCCGGCGGACTGGACGTCGTGGCCCGCGAGAAGGCCGCGATGGGCCCGATCAGCGCCAGGGAATGGCGGGCCCTGGCCATCTTCTTCCTCGTCATCTTTCTCTGGGCCACCGACCGGTACCAGCAGCGCTGGTTCGGCCTCGAACTCGGCGCCCCGATCTCGGCCATGGTCGGCGCCGCCATCGCCCTCATGCCACGCGTCGGCCTGCTCGAGTGGCAGGACACCGACATTCCCTGGCATCTGATGGTGTTCAGTGCCGGCGCCTACGCCGGCGGACTGGCCCTGGACAGCACCGGCGCCGCCGCATGGGCCGTGCAGCGCATCTTCGGCGGTCTCCGGCTCCAGCACGTGGCGTTCGGCTACACCTACGCCGTCGTCATCGCCGTGATGCTGTACAGCCACCTCCTCTCCACGTCCAAGACGGTGCGCACGGTGATCATGATTCCCGTGATCATCCTGCTGGCCCGCGGCCTGGGCTGGGACCCGGCGAGCCTGGCGCTGCCCGCGGCGTTCACCATCGACTGGGTGATCGGGCTGCCGATCAGCGGCAAGCCCAACGTCATCCTCTACGCCACCAACCAGTACTCGGCGCGTGACAACCTTCGCTACGGGCTCACCGTGTGCACCGTCGGCTATCTGCTATTGCTGATCGCCGGGGCCACCTACTTCCACTGGCTGGGGCTCACGCCGTCATTCGGGGCCCGCGTATGA